One Littorina saxatilis isolate snail1 linkage group LG1, US_GU_Lsax_2.0, whole genome shotgun sequence genomic window carries:
- the LOC138950177 gene encoding neuropeptides capa receptor-like yields the protein MGQEHPSQIWPGFSMGQEHPSEIWLGFSMGQEHPSEIWPGFSMGQEHPSEIWPDFYMGQEHPSDIWPGFSMGQEHPSEIWPGFYMAQEHPSEIWPGFYMGQEHPSEIWPAFSMGQEHPSEIWPGFSMGQEHPSEIWPGFYMGQEHPSEIWPGFSMGQEHPSEIWLGFSMGQEHPSEIWPGFSMGQEHPSEIWPGFSMGQEHPSEIWPDFYMGQEHPSEIWKKKWVQELANIHVPEKAHLFSPLVIFAMGPGMANFHVLPAFSAVLVGLVAMVVATSGNSSDILATNANASYNDTADFEMDLDNSSIPSEIKPEVIIVDKYVTIFIYCIGYPGNILSFIVWIQKRMRHSSGCYLAALALDDFIFLSLHVVLELHMVWGFQPLNTPVVCQLFPILFLAAQYLGPLLVLGFTTERYISICHPFKREKYCTVRRAKMVIGLLVGSALGLSGVQGYFYTMETTGVNGTYECGPRHQVSAGGNTSLLILWNLSIEILTFLLVPLTVLVLNILVIAEMQRLSRMEQVTLHGHSQRTSATTVMLLAVSFYLIITTLPVTIAYTLFYEFEYKSNMSLTADEIIKDPAFQRAVTYELVLTSIKEFGTTQYAFNIIFYVVTGKIFRKELKRLFVKVLCGKLSLSISKEYTSLRSSLRRDGSKSKTKSTWVSVNGHSTMATNTTTVSVAPITNKNSDVTETNV from the exons ATGGGACAAGAACacccatctcagatctggccaggcttttccaTGGGACAAGAACacccatctgagatctggctaGGCTTTTCCATGGGACAAGAACacccatctgagatctggccaggcttttccaTGGGACAAGAACacccatctgagatctggccagacttttacatgggacaagaacaCCCATCTgatatctggccaggcttttccaTGGGACAAGAACacccatctgagatctggccaggcttttacatggcacAAGAACacccatctgagatctggccaggcttttacatgggacaagaacacccatctgagatctggccagCCTTTTCCATGGGACAAGAACacccatctgagatctggccaggcttttccaTGGGACAAGAACacccatctgagatctggccaggcttttacatggggcaagaacacccatctgagatctggccaggcttttccaTGGGACAAGAACacccatctgagatctggctaGGCTTTTCCATGGGACAAGAACacccatctgagatctggccaggcttttccaTGGGACAAGAACacccatctgagatctggccaggcttttccaTGGGACAAGAACacccatctgagatctggccagacttttacatgggacaagaacacccatctgagatctg GAAGAAAAA ATGGGTTCAGGAATTGGCCAACATCCACGTGCCAGAGAAGGCTCACCTGTTCTCTCCTCTTGTGATATTTGCA ATGGGTCCAGGGATGGCAAACTTCCACGTGCTACCTGCCTTCAGCGCCGTGCTGGTGGGGCTGGTGGCGATGGTGGTCGCCACCTCCGGCAACAGCAGCGACATTCTGGCCACCAACGCCAACGCCAGCTACAACGACACTGCGGACTTTGAGATGGATCTGGACAACTCTAGCATTCCCAGCGAGATCAAGCCAGAG GTGATCATTGTGGACAAGTACGTGACCATCTTCATCTACTGCATCGGTTACCCGGGCAACATCCTGTCCTTCATTGTGTGGATCCAAAAGAGGATGCGTCACTCCTCGGGCTGCTACCTCGCGGCCCTGGCCCTGGACGACTTCATCTTCCTCTCCCTGCATGTGGTGCTCGAGCTGCACATGGTCTGGGGGTTCCAGCCCCTGAACACGCCCGTCGTTTGTCAGCTCTTCCCTATTCTCTTCCTGGCGGCCCAGTACCTGGGCCCGCTGCTTGTTCTGGGGTTCACCACGGAGCGGTACATCTCGATTTGTCATCCGTTCAAGAGGGAGAAATACTGTACGGTGCGGAGGGCCAAGATGGTGATCGGGTTGCTGGTGGGGTCAGCGCTAGGTCTGAGCGGAGTCCAGGGCTACTTCTACACCATGGAGACCACGGGGGTCAACGGAACGTACGAGTGTGGTCCCAGGCATCAG GTGAGTGCGGGCGGCAACACCAGCCTGCTGATCCTGTGGAACCTGAGCATCGAGATCCTGACGTTCCTGCTGGTGCCACTGACCGTGCTCGTCCTCAACATCCTGGTGATCGCCGAGATGCAGCGCCTGTCCCGCATGGAGCAGGTCACCTTGCACGGTCACTCGCAGCGCACCTCGGCCACCACCGTCATGCTGCTCGCCGTGTCCTTCTACCTGATCATCACCACGCTGCCCGTCACCATCGCCTACACGCTCTTCTACGAGTTCGAATACAAATCCAACATGTCCCTGACAGCCGACGAGATCATCAAAGACCCGGCCTTCCAGCGCGCGGTGACGTACGAGCTGGTGCTGACCTCCATCAAGGAGTTCGGCACCACCCAGTACGCCTTCAACATCATCTTCTACGTGGTGACCGGCAAGATCTTTCGCAAGGAGCTCAAGCGGCTCTTCGTCAAAGTGCTGTGCGGCAAGCTCTCGCTGTCCATCTCCAAGGAGTACACCAGCCTCCGGAGCAGCCTCAGGAGAGACGGGTCCAAGTCAAAGACTAAGAGCACGTGGGTGTCGGTCAACGGACACTCCACCATGGCGACCAACACCACGACGGTTAGCGTCGCTCCCATCACGAACAAGAACAGTGATGTGACAGAGACGAACGTATGA